Proteins encoded in a region of the Ptychodera flava strain L36383 chromosome 4, AS_Pfla_20210202, whole genome shotgun sequence genome:
- the LOC139132043 gene encoding uncharacterized protein isoform X1 produces the protein MSGNMNFGNSNQTGGQVAGNVNVDENDTCTVRRGRDWNGRIETIKISEMTPLRVKQVFGLTNEPRELECWLEDNNTEKLRPLFLSKGRYEEKLPFPARHKNDLYSGLERGMLVTIPKEQETEHVESTEQETEDSVEPTKHEKKEISSSEGQGKNMNWVVGGAIIVGGVIIGTVGLHYLLKTR, from the exons ATGTCTGGAAACATGAATTTTGGTAACTCGAATCAAACTGGGGGACAGGTAGCTGGAAATGTGAATGTAGACGAGAACGAT ACGTGCACTGTTAGACGTGGAAGAGATTGGAATGGAAGAATTGAGACAATAAAGATTTCAGAAATGACGCCTTTGCGAGTTAAGCAGGTGTTTGGGTTGACTAATGAGCCGAGGGAACTCGAATGTTGGTTAGAGGACAACAACACCGAGAAATTACGCCCTTTGTTTCTAAGTAAAGGACGATACGAGGAGAAACTCCCGTTCCCGGCCAGACACAAAAATGATCTATACAGTGGCCTTGAACGTGGTATGCTTGTCACGATACcaaaagaacaagaaactgaacaCGTGGAATCAACTGAACAAGAAACAGAAGATAGCGTGGAACCAACTAAACACGAAAAAAAGGAAATTAGTTCAAGTGAAGGACAGGG GAAGAACATGAACTGGGTTGTCGGTGGTGCAATTATCGTAGGAGGCGTAATAATAGGAACCGTAGGCCTACATTATCTTTTAAAGACAAGGTGA
- the LOC139132043 gene encoding uncharacterized protein isoform X2: MAAAARVDTDENSTCTVRRGRDWNGRIETIKISEMTPLRVKQVFGLTNEPRELECWLEDNNTEKLRPLFLSKGRYEEKLPFPARHKNDLYSGLERGMLVTIPKEQETEHVESTEQETEDSVEPTKHEKKEISSSEGQGKNMNWVVGGAIIVGGVIIGTVGLHYLLKTR; this comes from the exons ATGGCTGCAGCTGCGAGAGTGGATACGGATGAGAATTCT ACGTGCACTGTTAGACGTGGAAGAGATTGGAATGGAAGAATTGAGACAATAAAGATTTCAGAAATGACGCCTTTGCGAGTTAAGCAGGTGTTTGGGTTGACTAATGAGCCGAGGGAACTCGAATGTTGGTTAGAGGACAACAACACCGAGAAATTACGCCCTTTGTTTCTAAGTAAAGGACGATACGAGGAGAAACTCCCGTTCCCGGCCAGACACAAAAATGATCTATACAGTGGCCTTGAACGTGGTATGCTTGTCACGATACcaaaagaacaagaaactgaacaCGTGGAATCAACTGAACAAGAAACAGAAGATAGCGTGGAACCAACTAAACACGAAAAAAAGGAAATTAGTTCAAGTGAAGGACAGGG GAAGAACATGAACTGGGTTGTCGGTGGTGCAATTATCGTAGGAGGCGTAATAATAGGAACCGTAGGCCTACATTATCTTTTAAAGACAAGGTGA